The DNA sequence TTTAGAGTAAAGCTATAGGAGCATTATATTGGGAATTTTGGTCTTATTGGTGATTATTCTTATGTCAGTTGGCATTCAGTTCTCGTCCTCTTCTGTTGTAGATCTTTTTCCAAACCTCTTTGTTTTAGATTCTCTTTCAGCATATCTTCTATAAGTGAAAACTGAAGCTGGTAGCGACTAGGAATGTGCCCTAGAAACATTATCCTTATTGCTAATTTCTAGAGAAAAGAACCAGTTCGAAATGCTGATGTACAGAAGATCCTTCCAATAGACATAACTGCACAGGTCTGATGTATGAAAGATCCTTCTACCAGATGTAAATGCACAGGTTGTCCAGAATCATCAGAAAGAAAATGTTTAATCAGTAGAGAAAAGAAGAGTTACTGGAAAAAAAACCTTTTTGGATCTATCAAATCCAATTAATTTACAAGTTATGTATGGACGTATCAATGATGATCAAATGACCAAACATTTCTTTCTGCTTCTTCTAACCTCCTCCTCACTGTGATGACTTTCAAGACCCATAAGGAGGTACATTGGCAACCTAAATTCTCAATCAAAGATGAAAAGTTCTCGAGAAAGAAGAATCTTTGAGCAATAAAATGCTCAGTGAATAACATGGCTCTGACCTTAGCAACCATTTTCAAGAAATCGCTAAAGACAAGATATAAAAATTGTTTTATCAACAACCAGAGATGAATGACATATAGGAAATTtacttaaaagaaaaaaaaaaagacaattcAGAGGAATCTAAAGTGTTTACCAAGTCTAGAGTCCACAAAAAAAGAAGTCCAAGAGAAACAAAAAGGAGCTGTTGTGGATCCAAATCAAGCGCATACCATGCAGCAATGCCACCTAACACAGCAGCAAACTGCAGATTTCTTTCAATGGCACCAAGGTTGGTATCAACTGGTGATAGAAGAGATACGGTTTCTATACCGTTCAACCTCAATTCATCCAAGGAATATAGCCTCTGAGGTACCTGCATGAACCTACACATAAAGTTAAAGCAGCTTCCTAACTACAAGGCGGATGTCCTTCTATAAATTAAACTTCTAACACTAAGTTCCGAGAATAACAAGGTCAATGTCCTATAAACTTGAAATGATTAGCCCCTAAGTCCAGCTAAACTCTTAACAACTAAAAGCTTTCACCCTTTCTTACAAagcaattatatataaatatttatagcAATGAAGCactaaaaaattaataataaaagcAAATTAATAGATGAACCAACAAAGGGCAAATAGGTCCAACTCCGCCTTGCCTATGCAAGAAAGGCTCAAACCCAGATAAGGAAAGTTGaatcatatgaaattaattgatgAAACATTAGCAAAAGAACCTGTCGAGCGGCGCCAAAACACCTAAGACCACCAGGTTTGCCCTGCAAGTCCTTCACAAGAGACAGCGCAGCCCTGTCATCCCCCTTCTTTAACTCCTTATCCACCTGCTCCAACACCGATAAACCCACTATCCTCGAATTGCTCAATCCCAACTGGAAACAACAAACCAATCCACCACAATAGGCAGCAGCACTCCCCATTTTGTATCTGAACACTATAGAATGAATGAATTAAACACAAACAGACCCAGTACCAGTAAGTCAACGTTCTACGTTGTCAGCCGCACAAAAGGTAAGGCTAAATTTTGAAATTCACCAAACGTCGTCGTATCTGGGAGTGACTTTTATTGGTAGCGAAGCGAGTGAACGTGACAGACGGACGGATTTAATTCTAGTGCATCTGAACTCATGATTCAGATTCCTCCACTAAATGATGTATATTATGTACATATTTTCAGAATAAATATGATATTATATTCTTATGCTCTAAAAGGGTTAAGTGGTGTATATGATTGAATATTAGGTTGTTAACGTAGAGGAATAAGATCAATTCCCCTTAATACTTTATGTTTTCGttcattttcctttctttttatccttctttcctttcttttttcctccttttttttaGTTTTGAATCCCAGACCCCATCCCAAAGCTATTCCTATTACTTTTTGTTCTCCCTAGTTATAAGTTGTAatctctgttttaaaaggcgctTTTGGGGCGAGCTCCGGGACGAGTCGTATCAAAAacgccccggggcgatggtgtggggcgaaagtctcaagaggcatacgcccgggcgttcgggacacgtttttttagtaaggagtaagccccagagactttttcaaattaaaacaaaatttgttgaattagtccttcatataatacccaaattctcaaaagtcagtttggtaattactcaaaaggtttagaaaggaactcaaaagtattaaatttaaaagtaaagaccttttttattgatttaggccctaattcatggtttttttaattttttatcttgtccattagtctgctaatatctcctaaaagcaacgaatatttaattttttttacaaatacaaagagaactacattcttcttcatagcagcaaattcaaagtttaaattgcaggttaatcatcctttttattcctccatatagaaaactttattctttgactcaaattacttgtgcttgtaagtaacgtataatagattattttgattagctttttttgtggggatggagcacacatatatatagttttgttcaatatttatgcaattttacctgtttataaatatttactgtcattatataattttataaaatattaaaagctAAATACCTATGGGCTTACGCCCCACGCCTCGGGCCTTACGCCCTggtgaggcatatgtaaaatgcctcgccttacgcccacgccttttaaagcACTGGTTGTACTGAGTCCCAATTTCAATTTCATGTCTCTCTCATGCTTTAGAACCCTTATTCTAAAAAAGATTTTACTTTTAGATTTAATTTATTCCCTTCTATTCCAACATTTGACGAATTATTCTTACAATTTTGGATATAAAAAGTAAGAAAATTTGCTTTAAAGGTTTAGCGAATGATTTCTTTCCTTCAACTAAATTGCTAAAGATATTTAGCTTGCTAAGCTTGGTCCACTTGTTTGTTAAGCGATTTTTgtcttttgtttttatttctgTGAGAAGTGGACCCGGGCGCTTGTGGGCAGGGGTGTCAGGGCGGGGGAAATCGAGAATTGGGGTGGTAGATTGGGGTGTTGGGGCCGGTTTGGCGAGGGGTGGATTGTGTTGTGGTTGTGGGGTTGGAAGGGTTGAAAGAGAGTTTCGAAAATGTTTCTCTCTTAAAgttattttgagaaatatttcTCAAAAGCCAAACAAACAtaaaaataatgaattttctttcGTACCAAACCTAGCCTAATTGgatctttattttcttatttaacttccaatccaaaataaaatttcgCTCCCAAGTTTTTGCTTCCTCTTGCAAAATTACTTGGgtctttattttcctttttaactTCCTCATCAATCAATATTTATGTTTGAGTAGAAATAAAATTTGTCTTGTCTTCTTATGTTATATTTTCTCTTCTTTAAAAACAAGAATGTCCTTTCTTTTAGAAGGGTCGGCTCAAAGACAAGCAAAACCTCTGCCAAAATTATAATCATCTATTCGGAGCTTCTCCTTACTTCCAGTAAGTTCAATCTCTCATGTGCATTTCCTGCCCTAGAGACTTGCTTATTTAGGAAATATTGGGAAATGATTCGCAACCCTAAAGTTAGAGGTTTTTAGAGAGTGCACACCAACTGTTTGATCATTTGCTCCAACGTTGATGAAACATCTCACCATGCAAATGATGCTCACTTTCCCTGTAAGAATCCAACTCCAAAGCAACAAGTGCACTTTCCCGCTCCACTCAGATTTCTTACCCGGTAAAAGCAGAGACCATTATTTCTCTAAATCCAGCAAATTCCCCAAGAAAAATACCATTTCTGTTTCTACCTCTATTACTTGCTCTAATCCGGGGCCTCACAAACTAGTCCGAGATCGCAAGTTGGACAAACATGTCGTCAAGAACAACAATATTCGGTTCGTTCAGAAGCTTAAAACACTACTACTTTCAAAACCAAAGCATTTCATGCCTATCAATGTTCTTTCAAAATGCAGGGGCTATTTAACCCTCTCAAAACCTCGGTCTATTCTTTCGATGATTCATCGTTATCCGACAATCTTTGAGCTCTTCACTATACCAACACCTCCTACACCATTCAACGCCACGAAACCACTTTCTCATCTGTGTGTTCGCCTCACTCCAGTTGCTGCTGCCCTGTTTCGTAAAGAATTGGAACTGAAATATGCCGTGTCAGTTCTTTTGGCTGCCAAGTTGCAGAAGCTTCTAATGCTCACGACCCATCATAGACTATTACTGTCCAAGCTAGTTCACATTGCACCTGATCTTGGTTTGCCTGTTAATTTCCGTTCTCGCCTTTGCAATGAGTACCCTGATAAGTTTCGTGTTGTGGATACTTCTTATGGTCGTGCCCTTGAGCTTGTTTCTTGTGATCCAGCTCTAGCGAATGCTTTACCATCTCGTGCGGCTGACCATGTTTCACTTGGGTTGATTGTAGATAGACCATTAAAGTTCAAGCATTTGAAACTTCGAAGGGGACTTAATTTGAAGAGACGGCATGAGGAGTACCTTATAATGTTTAAAGAATTACCGGATGTGTGTCCTTATAACACAAAAGTAAAAGATTTCTATAAAGAATCGATCAATGCAGAGAAGAGGGCTTGTGCAGTGGCGAGGGAAGTTTTGGGGATGATGGTTGAGAAGAGGACTTTGGTTGATCACTTGACACATTTTAGGAAGGagtttggcttgcctaacaaatTAAGGGCTATGCTCATTAGGCACCCTGAGTTATTCTATGTGAGTGTGAAGGGGCTGAGAGACTCTGTCTTTCTAGTAGAAGGCTATAATGATAGAGGCAAACTGTTGGAGAAGGATGAAATGCTGGTCATAAAAGATCAGCTGATGAAACTTGTTAGGGAGGGGAAGAGAATGAAAAGAGAAAGAAGGAAGGCTTTTGCCAAAGGTGACATGAACGAGTATTGCAAGAAAACTGTTTTGCATCGTCAGGATGATGATGAAGTTGAAGACGACAACTACTTTGAACAATTTGATGGTTTAGATGAATTGTTTGAATTTGAAGATTCTAATTCAGAGAAAGGTATAGATGATGATGGAGATTTTGGTTCTAAGGATGGCTCTGACTATGATGAAAACATCGAATTATGGGCTATCCAAGATGAAACACAGTTGTGGACAACTGAGGCGCATACTTCTATGCAAAATGATAACGCTGGAAGTTCAGGACCTTGGTAGACTGACTCCATTGAAGCACTTCCCATTCTACTGAGTGACTAGGACTTGTGGTTAATATATGTAAAGATTGTACTAGTCGCTTCTTGTTTCTGAAGGTATTATTTTCTTTTCCAACGATATTTATTTATTGATCAAGTGCATAGTAATTAAAGTCAAAGAGCTATTTCAAGGATTTTCTCCTTTGTTTTTGTGAGGTCGCAGATTTTAAACTTTGCTACAAGTGTTAGGAATTTGGACTTACGTTAATTGGTTATAGTCTGAAAGGATAGTGACGTGGCCCAAGTGAGGCCCAATAACAATTGGTTTGTGATAGGTAGGTACTCTTTCTATATAGAGGCCAACCATCCTTTCCCTAGCTATTAGAAAACCCTAGCTAATTCTGACTCTTGAATACGTGATAACGGTAGACGTGCCATCTAACTCAAATTGGTCTCAGGCTTAATCGTCGTTTGGTGTCGCTACTGAATCCATGGAATTTAACGGTACGATTCCTTAGACTCTAATTCAAGATTATGATTTTATATTTGTATGATTTTGTCTTAATCTCTGCAATGGCTACGAATTATCTTatagttggtatcaaagccaccATAGGTAGGGATTAAAATCAATGAAATTAATTttggatttcaaaaattatatacaATACTGCAGTCAATTTTCGAACAGCAGTACAACACAGCGAAATTTGGTTCACTATGCTTCTTGGTGAACTTCTCATTGGTGGGTAGAGACGTGTCTACTGTTTTTGCAGAATGTG is a window from the Nicotiana tomentosiformis chromosome 10, ASM39032v3, whole genome shotgun sequence genome containing:
- the LOC104096389 gene encoding protein WHAT'S THIS FACTOR 1, chloroplastic, which gives rise to MKHLTMQMMLTFPVRIQLQSNKCTFPLHSDFLPGKSRDHYFSKSSKFPKKNTISVSTSITCSNPGPHKLVRDRKLDKHVVKNNNIRFVQKLKTLLLSKPKHFMPINVLSKCRGYLTLSKPRSILSMIHRYPTIFELFTIPTPPTPFNATKPLSHLCVRLTPVAAALFRKELELKYAVSVLLAAKLQKLLMLTTHHRLLLSKLVHIAPDLGLPVNFRSRLCNEYPDKFRVVDTSYGRALELVSCDPALANALPSRAADHVSLGLIVDRPLKFKHLKLRRGLNLKRRHEEYLIMFKELPDVCPYNTKVKDFYKESINAEKRACAVAREVLGMMVEKRTLVDHLTHFRKEFGLPNKLRAMLIRHPELFYVSVKGLRDSVFLVEGYNDRGKLLEKDEMLVIKDQLMKLVREGKRMKRERRKAFAKGDMNEYCKKTVLHRQDDDEVEDDNYFEQFDGLDELFEFEDSNSEKGIDDDGDFGSKDGSDYDENIELWAIQDETQLWTTEAHTSMQNDNAGSSGPW